The Kordia sp. SMS9 genome window below encodes:
- a CDS encoding NADPH-dependent 2,4-dienoyl-CoA reductase, protein MKYKHIFEPLDLGFTTIKNRVLMGSMHTGLEEEKSGFERMAAFYAERAKGGVGLIVTGGMAPSVRGWLAPFGARMSTKKHAKKHQVITEAVHKNGGKICMQILHAGRYGYHPLNVAPSAIKSPITPFKPKKLSGNGVKRTIKNFAKSASLAKVAGYDGVEIMGSEGYLINQFIVERTNKRSDEWGGNYANRMKFAVEIIKAVREAVGEEFIIIYRLSMLDLVEKGSSWEEVVQLGKAIEKAGANIINTGIGWHEARIPTIATSVPRAAFTWITERMKQEVSIPLITSNRINMPNVAEKILADGHADMISMARPFLADAEWVNKAAEEKADEINTCIACNQACLDHIFNKKVASCLVNPRACHETEFDYQPAKIKKKVAVIGAGPAGMAAATIAAQRGHEVTLFDDHAEVGGQFNIAKQIPGKEEFYETIRYFNRQIELHNVELQLNKRVTADELSQGNFEEIILATGIKPRTPKIEGIAHEKVLSYLDVLKHKKPVGKRVAVIGAGGIGFDVSEYLSHEGESTSQNIDAWLTEWGIDKSLEARGGIENMKPEFHGSPREIFMFKRSKGKFGGNLGKTTGWIHRTNLKKKKVNFIGEVQYTKIDDQGLHYTKNDEANILEVDNIVICAGQTPLKELLDPLQAKGMTVHVIGGADIAAELDAKRAIDQGSRLAAKL, encoded by the coding sequence ATGAAATACAAGCATATTTTTGAACCGTTAGATTTGGGATTTACAACCATCAAAAATCGGGTGTTAATGGGCTCCATGCACACAGGTTTGGAAGAAGAAAAAAGCGGATTTGAACGCATGGCAGCTTTCTATGCCGAACGTGCCAAAGGTGGTGTCGGATTGATTGTTACTGGAGGAATGGCACCAAGTGTGCGTGGTTGGCTTGCGCCTTTTGGAGCTCGTATGAGTACAAAAAAACATGCAAAAAAACATCAAGTAATTACGGAAGCAGTACATAAAAATGGTGGAAAAATATGTATGCAAATTTTACATGCAGGTCGTTACGGATATCATCCGTTGAATGTAGCGCCATCCGCAATAAAATCACCAATTACACCTTTCAAGCCAAAAAAACTAAGTGGAAATGGTGTAAAGCGAACGATTAAAAACTTCGCGAAATCAGCTTCGTTGGCAAAAGTAGCAGGATATGACGGCGTAGAAATCATGGGTTCGGAAGGATATCTGATCAATCAGTTTATTGTGGAACGTACCAACAAACGCTCGGATGAATGGGGAGGAAATTATGCCAATCGTATGAAATTTGCTGTTGAAATCATCAAAGCTGTTCGAGAAGCAGTTGGAGAAGAATTCATCATTATCTATCGTTTGTCCATGCTCGATTTGGTAGAAAAGGGAAGCAGTTGGGAAGAAGTGGTACAACTTGGAAAAGCGATTGAAAAAGCTGGTGCAAACATCATCAATACAGGAATTGGTTGGCATGAAGCTCGAATTCCAACCATAGCAACGTCTGTACCAAGAGCTGCGTTCACATGGATTACAGAACGTATGAAGCAAGAAGTTTCCATTCCATTAATTACTTCCAACAGAATCAATATGCCAAATGTTGCTGAAAAAATATTGGCAGACGGACATGCAGACATGATTTCCATGGCGCGCCCATTTTTAGCAGATGCCGAATGGGTAAACAAAGCGGCAGAAGAAAAAGCAGATGAGATTAATACCTGTATCGCTTGTAATCAGGCGTGTTTAGATCATATATTTAATAAAAAAGTGGCGAGTTGTTTGGTAAATCCGAGAGCCTGTCACGAAACCGAATTCGATTATCAACCTGCAAAAATTAAAAAGAAAGTAGCAGTTATTGGTGCAGGACCTGCAGGTATGGCAGCCGCAACCATTGCTGCACAACGTGGACATGAAGTAACACTATTTGACGATCATGCAGAAGTTGGTGGACAGTTTAATATTGCGAAACAAATTCCAGGAAAAGAAGAATTCTACGAAACCATTCGCTATTTCAACAGGCAAATCGAATTGCACAATGTAGAGTTGCAACTCAACAAACGTGTCACTGCTGACGAACTTTCACAAGGAAATTTTGAAGAAATCATTTTGGCAACAGGAATCAAGCCGAGAACACCAAAAATTGAAGGCATAGCACACGAAAAAGTGCTCAGCTATTTAGATGTTTTAAAACATAAAAAACCTGTCGGAAAACGTGTGGCAGTTATTGGTGCTGGCGGAATTGGTTTTGATGTTTCTGAATATTTATCGCATGAAGGCGAATCGACTTCCCAAAATATTGATGCGTGGTTGACAGAATGGGGAATTGACAAAAGTTTGGAAGCGCGAGGCGGCATTGAAAACATGAAACCTGAATTTCACGGTTCGCCACGAGAGATTTTTATGTTTAAGCGAAGCAAAGGGAAATTTGGCGGAAACTTAGGAAAAACCACCGGTTGGATTCACCGAACGAACTTAAAAAAGAAAAAAGTAAACTTCATCGGAGAAGTGCAATATACCAAAATTGACGATCAAGGATTGCATTACACTAAAAATGACGAAGCCAATATATTGGAGGTGGACAACATTGTCATTTGTGCAGGACAAACACCGCTCAAAGAATTATTAGATCCGCTACAAGCAAAAGGAATGACTGTTCACGTTATTGGTGGCGCAGACATTGCCGCAGAATTAGATGCAAAACGCGCCATAGATCAAGGAAGTCGTTTGGCTGCGAAGTTGTAA
- a CDS encoding pirin family protein, protein MQTIYHKANTRGKADHGWLKSHHSFSFASFQDPQKMGFGQLRVLNDDIVKPKMGFGTHPHRNMEIISIPLSGALSHKDSMDNKRAITVGEVQVMSAGTGLQHSEFNDSKTDEVNFLQLWIQPQELEVTPRYEQKQFDESKRENQFQTVVASKDNVIDDALWIHQDAYISLGNFDASQTVNFKLNDASHGIYVFLLEGEITIGNETLSQKDAVGIWETENVDISIKEDSKILVVEVPLN, encoded by the coding sequence ATGCAAACAATATATCACAAAGCAAACACAAGAGGAAAAGCAGATCACGGATGGTTAAAAAGCCACCACAGTTTCAGTTTTGCAAGTTTCCAAGATCCACAAAAAATGGGCTTCGGACAATTGCGCGTACTAAACGATGATATTGTAAAACCAAAAATGGGCTTCGGAACACATCCGCATCGAAACATGGAAATCATTTCCATTCCGCTAAGTGGCGCATTATCGCACAAAGATAGTATGGACAACAAACGCGCCATCACGGTTGGAGAAGTGCAAGTCATGTCCGCAGGAACAGGTTTACAACATTCCGAATTCAATGATAGTAAAACCGATGAGGTCAACTTCTTGCAATTGTGGATTCAACCACAAGAATTGGAAGTAACACCGCGTTACGAGCAAAAACAATTTGACGAGAGCAAACGTGAAAATCAATTTCAAACGGTGGTGGCGTCAAAAGACAATGTGATCGACGATGCACTTTGGATTCACCAAGATGCGTACATTTCCTTAGGAAACTTTGACGCTTCACAAACGGTTAATTTCAAACTCAACGATGCTTCACACGGAATCTACGTATTTTTACTAGAAGGAGAAATTACCATTGGTAACGAAACACTTTCTCAAAAAGATGCAGTTGGTATTTGGGAAACGGAAAATGTAGACATCAGCATCAAAGAAGACTCCAAAATTCTTGTTGTGGAAGTTCCGCTGAATTAA
- a CDS encoding pirin family protein, with translation MKTLRSIAYKGKSDYVNMGGNLIRQPLPTQEIDQVDPFLLLHHYKYDVGPYSPGLSLSPHPHRGFEPVTFLFQGEQLHRDSLGNEGNLQAGDVQWMTAGSGIIHDEGPTKDFVGTMEGIQLWVNLPKEFKMTTPKYQDVKADNMPIIPVENGKGSIKVVAGILNGQKGPTSTFTEINAFLVNLESDGKTTLPIPTHHEVLVYLLDGETRVNDAQTLKSDKIQFVTFHKDGEAIALEANQNSRLLILSGEPIEEEVSSWGPYVMNTQTEIMEALRDYQQGKMGHLY, from the coding sequence ATGAAAACACTCAGAAGCATAGCCTACAAAGGTAAAAGTGACTATGTAAATATGGGCGGAAACTTAATTCGCCAACCCTTACCAACACAAGAAATCGATCAAGTAGATCCGTTCTTACTATTGCATCATTACAAATACGATGTAGGACCGTACAGTCCAGGATTGTCCTTATCGCCACATCCACATCGCGGATTTGAACCAGTAACGTTCCTTTTTCAAGGAGAACAACTGCACAGAGATTCACTCGGAAACGAAGGAAATTTGCAAGCGGGCGACGTACAATGGATGACAGCTGGAAGCGGAATCATTCACGATGAAGGTCCCACAAAAGACTTTGTTGGAACGATGGAAGGTATCCAATTGTGGGTAAATCTTCCAAAAGAGTTCAAAATGACCACGCCGAAATATCAAGACGTCAAAGCGGACAACATGCCAATTATTCCTGTAGAAAACGGAAAAGGAAGCATCAAAGTTGTAGCGGGAATACTCAATGGACAAAAAGGTCCGACGAGCACATTTACAGAAATCAATGCGTTCCTTGTAAATTTAGAAAGTGATGGAAAAACAACACTTCCAATTCCTACACATCATGAAGTATTGGTATATCTCTTAGATGGTGAAACACGCGTCAACGATGCACAAACCTTGAAGTCGGACAAAATACAATTTGTCACATTTCACAAAGATGGAGAAGCGATTGCATTGGAAGCCAATCAAAACAGCAGATTGTTAATTCTTTCTGGTGAACCGATCGAGGAAGAAGTAAGCTCGTGGGGACCGTACGTAATGAACACGCAAACAGAAATCATGGAAGCCTTACGCGATTACCAACAAGGAAAAATGGGACATCTATATTAA
- a CDS encoding MarR family winged helix-turn-helix transcriptional regulator, with protein MGDISEDIQSTFPSEKVKALINIKYTANWISSKENEFFKPFGISPQQFNILRILKGAGEAIKVQQIKDRMIERAPNATRLMDKLCAKDLIERIPCPTDRRVVHIAIKDNGIQLLETIAEHMPKIDWLGKLTQEEASQLSDLLDKIR; from the coding sequence ATGGGCGATATTTCGGAAGACATACAATCAACATTTCCATCTGAAAAAGTAAAAGCCTTGATCAATATAAAATACACGGCAAATTGGATCAGTAGCAAAGAGAACGAATTTTTCAAACCTTTCGGAATCTCTCCGCAGCAATTCAACATTCTCCGTATCCTAAAAGGAGCAGGAGAAGCGATCAAAGTACAACAAATCAAAGATCGCATGATTGAAAGAGCGCCAAATGCCACAAGATTGATGGACAAGCTATGCGCAAAAGACTTAATAGAACGCATTCCTTGTCCAACAGATCGAAGAGTTGTACACATTGCCATCAAAGACAATGGAATTCAACTCCTAGAAACCATTGCGGAACACATGCCAAAAATTGATTGGTTAGGAAAGCTTACACAAGAAGAAGCTTCGCAACTAAGCGACTTATTGGATAAAATTCGCTAA
- a CDS encoding (4Fe-4S)-binding protein produces the protein MEEKEIIKEYSNEDITVVWKPKTCTHSKNCWKGLLQVFNPQNRLWINMDGASTERIKKQIAACPSGALSYKSNKEGDQEALQLETKVEALENGPLLVYGTLNITNSDGTKEKRNKTTAFCRCGASQNKPFCDGAHTDAGFEG, from the coding sequence ATGGAAGAAAAAGAAATTATCAAAGAATATAGCAATGAAGACATTACAGTGGTTTGGAAACCCAAAACTTGCACACATTCCAAAAACTGTTGGAAAGGATTGCTACAAGTATTCAATCCACAAAACAGACTTTGGATTAATATGGATGGTGCTTCTACAGAACGTATCAAAAAACAAATTGCAGCATGTCCTTCGGGCGCTTTATCATACAAAAGTAACAAAGAAGGCGACCAAGAAGCGTTGCAATTAGAAACCAAAGTGGAAGCCTTAGAAAATGGACCATTACTAGTGTACGGTACATTAAACATCACAAATTCCGACGGAACCAAAGAAAAGCGAAACAAAACCACCGCTTTTTGCAGATGCGGAGCTTCACAAAACAAGCCATTTTGTGATGGAGCGCATACAGATGCAGGTTTTGAGGGATAG
- a CDS encoding NADPH-dependent FMN reductase, with product MKTIVAFAGSNSKTSINKQLATYAANLVDGAEVKVLDLNDYELPMYGIDKEQEIGIPENARTFLKTIQAADGMVLSLAEHNGVYAAVFKNIFDWMSRIDGKLWGNVPMLLMATSPGGRGGQTVLNIAKGSFPYMGGNIVANFSLPNFNNNFKNGAVTDEASLKGLKAAVAKLQEAI from the coding sequence ATGAAAACAATTGTAGCCTTTGCAGGAAGCAACAGCAAAACATCGATCAACAAACAATTAGCAACTTATGCAGCAAATTTAGTAGATGGTGCAGAAGTCAAAGTATTAGACTTAAATGACTATGAATTACCGATGTACGGAATTGACAAAGAGCAGGAAATCGGAATTCCAGAAAATGCACGTACATTTTTAAAGACTATTCAAGCAGCAGACGGAATGGTACTATCCTTAGCAGAACACAATGGCGTATATGCAGCTGTATTTAAAAATATATTTGATTGGATGTCTCGAATCGATGGAAAATTGTGGGGAAATGTTCCTATGCTTTTAATGGCAACTTCGCCAGGTGGTCGTGGTGGACAAACAGTTTTAAACATTGCGAAAGGAAGTTTCCCATACATGGGAGGAAATATTGTCGCAAATTTTTCATTGCCAAACTTCAATAATAATTTTAAAAATGGTGCAGTAACCGATGAAGCTTCCCTAAAAGGATTAAAAGCGGCAGTTGCCAAACTTCAAGAAGCAATTTAA
- a CDS encoding DoxX family protein: MKTQKIIYYILTGLFTALMLFSASMYFFKYPDMVAGFKTFGYPSYIIYPLGVAKILGLVTIWQTKYKTIKEWAYAGFFFNAVLAFFAHYMIGDGEQMGAIIAVVLILSSYYFGKKTESI; encoded by the coding sequence ATGAAAACTCAAAAAATAATTTATTACATACTAACAGGTTTATTCACAGCTTTAATGTTATTTTCAGCAAGTATGTACTTTTTTAAATATCCTGATATGGTAGCAGGATTTAAAACATTTGGATATCCAAGTTATATCATTTATCCGCTAGGGGTTGCAAAAATTTTAGGATTAGTAACCATTTGGCAAACGAAATACAAAACGATCAAAGAATGGGCGTATGCAGGATTCTTTTTTAATGCAGTACTCGCTTTTTTTGCACATTATATGATAGGTGATGGAGAACAAATGGGAGCAATTATTGCAGTTGTATTAATACTAAGTTCTTATTACTTCGGAAAGAAAACAGAAAGTATTTAA
- a CDS encoding acyl-CoA carboxylase subunit beta: MDINFNKNEDHNKLLASELRQRLAKVALGGGQKRIDKHHSKGKMTARERIDFLLDAKKPSIEIGAFVGDEMYQEHGGCPSGGVVVKIGYVKGKQCIVVANDATVKAGAWFPITAKKNLRAQEISIENRLPIIYLVDSAGVYLPMQDEIFPDKEHFGRIFRNNAVMSSMGITQIAAVMGSCVAGGAYLPIMSDEALIVDKTGSIFLAGSYLVKAAIGESIDNETLGGATTHCEISGVTDYKSKDDKDALTTIQNIVSKIGDYTPTGYNRVKAAKPKENPEDIFGILPKARHEQYDMKEIIKRIVDNSEFDEYKEKYGQSIITAYARIDGWAVGIVANQRKLVKTKKGEMQFGGVIYSDSADKATRFIANCNQKKIPLVFLQDVTGFMVGSKSEHGGIIKDGAKMVNAVSNSVVPKFTIVIGNSYGAGNYAMCGKAYDPRLIAAWPSAELAVMSGNSAAKVLLQIETASLKKKGEEITKEKEEELFNKIKSRYDRQISPYYAAARLWTDAIINPLDTRTWISMGIEAANQAPIEKAFNLGVIQV; the protein is encoded by the coding sequence ATGGACATTAACTTCAATAAGAACGAAGATCACAACAAACTTTTAGCATCAGAATTACGTCAACGCTTAGCCAAAGTAGCCTTAGGTGGCGGACAGAAACGTATTGATAAACATCACAGTAAAGGAAAAATGACAGCGCGCGAGCGTATTGATTTTTTGCTAGATGCTAAGAAACCTTCGATTGAAATTGGAGCTTTTGTAGGAGACGAAATGTATCAAGAACACGGTGGCTGTCCTTCTGGTGGTGTCGTTGTGAAGATTGGATATGTGAAAGGAAAGCAATGTATTGTAGTTGCTAATGACGCAACTGTAAAAGCAGGCGCTTGGTTTCCGATTACGGCAAAGAAAAATTTACGCGCGCAAGAAATTTCTATCGAAAATAGATTGCCCATTATTTATTTGGTAGACAGCGCTGGTGTGTATTTGCCAATGCAGGATGAAATTTTCCCAGATAAAGAACATTTTGGGCGAATTTTTAGAAATAACGCTGTAATGAGCAGTATGGGAATTACCCAAATTGCTGCCGTAATGGGAAGTTGTGTGGCAGGTGGCGCGTATTTACCAATTATGAGTGATGAAGCGCTGATTGTTGATAAAACAGGAAGTATTTTCCTGGCGGGAAGTTATTTAGTAAAAGCTGCCATTGGTGAAAGTATTGATAATGAAACTTTAGGTGGCGCTACTACACATTGTGAAATATCGGGTGTGACCGATTATAAATCGAAAGATGATAAAGACGCGTTGACGACGATTCAGAATATTGTGAGTAAGATTGGTGATTATACGCCAACAGGTTACAATCGTGTGAAAGCGGCAAAACCGAAAGAAAATCCAGAAGATATATTTGGAATTCTTCCGAAAGCGCGTCATGAGCAGTATGATATGAAAGAAATCATCAAACGAATTGTAGATAATTCAGAGTTTGATGAATACAAAGAAAAGTACGGACAAAGTATTATTACCGCATACGCCAGAATTGATGGTTGGGCAGTTGGAATTGTCGCAAATCAACGGAAGTTGGTGAAAACTAAGAAAGGTGAAATGCAGTTTGGCGGTGTTATTTATTCAGATTCTGCGGATAAAGCCACACGATTTATTGCCAATTGTAACCAAAAGAAGATTCCGCTGGTATTTTTACAAGATGTCACAGGATTTATGGTCGGAAGCAAATCCGAACACGGCGGCATTATTAAAGATGGTGCTAAAATGGTAAATGCCGTTAGTAATAGCGTTGTTCCTAAGTTTACCATTGTGATTGGAAATTCCTATGGCGCTGGAAATTATGCCATGTGTGGAAAAGCGTATGATCCACGATTGATCGCTGCTTGGCCAAGTGCAGAACTCGCCGTAATGAGTGGAAATTCTGCTGCAAAAGTATTGTTGCAAATTGAAACCGCTTCGTTGAAGAAAAAAGGCGAAGAAATCACCAAAGAGAAAGAAGAGGAATTATTCAATAAAATAAAATCACGTTACGATCGACAAATTTCTCCGTATTATGCCGCAGCGCGTTTGTGGACCGATGCAATTATCAATCCACTAGATACTAGAACTTGGATTTCTATGGGAATTGAAGCAGCAAATCAGGCGCCGATTGAGAAAGCTTTTAATTTGGGCGTGATTCAGGTGTAG